A single region of the Pseudanabaena sp. FACHB-2040 genome encodes:
- a CDS encoding ABC-F family ATP-binding cassette domain-containing protein, with product MLRLENISKIYPTGEVLKDVNWEVKPGDRIGLVGVNGAGKSTQLKIISGEMEPTAGAIIRPTDLKIAYLSQEFEVDPDRTVREEFWTVFSEANEVQQKLHYLPHLMEAADPKELERLITQLDKLQRRFEGMGGYGLEATIEKILPEMGFVSEDGDRKVGEFSGGWQMRMGLGKILLQKPDVLLLDEPTNHLDLETIEWLEGYLKGLNTPMVIVSHDREFLDRLCTQIVETERGVSSTYLGNYSTYLEQKAETKAAQLSAFERQQKDLAKQQAFVDRFRASATRSTQAKSREKQLEKIDRIEAPDGSIRTLHFRFPPAPRSGREIVHIEDLTHTYDEKILFLGANLLIERGDRIAFLGPNGSGKSTLLRLITGLEAPTEGAVKMGQHNVIPSYFEQNQAEALDLTKTVIDTVHDEVPEWTNEEVRTILGRFLFSGDTVFKQVQALSGGEKARLALAKMLLRPANLLILDEPTNHLDIPAKEMLEEALQHYDGTALLVSHDRYFISQVANKIVEIRDGELRLFNGDYHYYLDKLAEEQEAARLAALEAEKAAKAAAKRQKQQEKKKA from the coding sequence ATGCTGCGCCTGGAGAATATCAGCAAAATCTATCCCACTGGGGAAGTGCTCAAGGATGTCAACTGGGAGGTTAAGCCAGGCGATCGCATTGGCCTAGTTGGCGTCAACGGTGCAGGCAAATCGACGCAGCTCAAGATTATTTCAGGAGAGATGGAGCCAACCGCTGGGGCCATCATCCGCCCAACCGATCTAAAGATTGCCTACTTATCTCAGGAATTTGAGGTCGATCCCGATCGCACAGTGCGAGAAGAGTTTTGGACGGTCTTCAGCGAAGCCAACGAGGTGCAGCAGAAGCTGCACTACCTTCCTCATCTCATGGAAGCTGCCGACCCCAAAGAGCTAGAGCGTCTCATCACTCAGTTAGACAAGCTTCAGCGTCGCTTTGAAGGCATGGGCGGCTATGGGTTAGAAGCCACCATTGAGAAAATCCTGCCAGAAATGGGATTTGTGTCGGAAGATGGCGATCGCAAAGTTGGCGAATTTAGCGGCGGCTGGCAAATGCGCATGGGTCTAGGCAAAATTTTGCTGCAAAAGCCCGATGTGCTGCTGCTAGACGAGCCAACCAACCACCTGGATCTAGAAACCATCGAGTGGCTAGAAGGCTACTTAAAAGGGCTAAACACGCCGATGGTGATTGTCTCCCACGACCGAGAGTTTCTAGATCGCCTCTGCACTCAGATTGTAGAAACCGAGCGAGGCGTCTCCAGCACCTATCTGGGCAACTACAGCACCTATTTAGAGCAAAAGGCCGAAACCAAAGCAGCTCAGCTCAGCGCCTTTGAACGGCAGCAGAAGGATCTTGCCAAACAACAGGCTTTTGTCGATCGATTTCGGGCCAGCGCCACCCGCAGCACCCAGGCCAAGAGCCGAGAGAAGCAGCTAGAGAAGATTGATCGGATTGAGGCTCCCGATGGCAGCATCAGAACCCTTCACTTTCGCTTTCCACCTGCTCCCCGCAGTGGCCGAGAAATCGTCCATATCGAAGATCTGACCCACACCTACGATGAAAAGATCCTCTTTCTAGGCGCAAATCTGCTGATCGAGCGAGGCGATCGCATTGCCTTCCTTGGTCCCAACGGTTCCGGCAAGTCCACCCTGCTGCGTTTGATTACTGGCCTAGAAGCTCCGACCGAAGGCGCAGTGAAAATGGGTCAGCATAACGTGATCCCCAGCTACTTTGAGCAGAACCAGGCGGAAGCGCTAGACCTCACCAAGACCGTTATAGACACCGTTCATGACGAAGTACCCGAGTGGACCAATGAGGAAGTCCGCACCATCTTGGGCCGCTTTCTCTTTAGTGGCGATACCGTCTTCAAGCAGGTTCAGGCCCTCAGCGGCGGCGAAAAAGCCCGCTTAGCTCTAGCCAAAATGCTGCTGCGTCCGGCCAATCTGCTAATTCTCGATGAGCCTACCAACCACCTCGACATTCCGGCCAAAGAAATGCTGGAAGAAGCATTACAGCACTACGACGGTACAGCTCTGCTGGTCTCTCACGACCGCTATTTTATCTCTCAAGTTGCCAACAAGATTGTCGAAATCCGCGATGGCGAACTAAGACTATTCAATGGAGACTACCACTACTACCTAGACAAGCTGGCTGAGGAACAAGAAGCTGCCCGACTAGCTGCCCTAGAGGCCGAAAAGGCCGCTAAAGCAGCGGCCAAGCGCCAGAAACAGCAGGAGAAGAAAAAAGCCTAA